One segment of Streptomyces sp. TG1A-8 DNA contains the following:
- a CDS encoding SigB/SigF/SigG family RNA polymerase sigma factor: MTAMTTQQANAVRLPEVADPGQVAPQDARALTRIFLARLAVLEEGTSEYQYARNTLIEMNISLVRFAAARFRNRGPEEMEDIVQVGVIGLIKAIDRFEVSREVEFTSFSIPYIVGEIKRFFRDTSWAVHVPRRLQEARVQLARATEELSGRLGRTPTVAELAQLMCLPEEEVIEARLACNGYTSSSLDATLSTGADGESVLADFIGSEDAALDLVEDFHALAPLIAELGERDRLILHLRFVEERTQAEIGERLGVSQMHVSRLLSRLLGRLRCSMLTEG, from the coding sequence ATGACGGCCATGACGACGCAGCAGGCGAACGCGGTGCGACTGCCGGAGGTCGCCGACCCCGGACAGGTCGCCCCGCAGGACGCCCGTGCGCTGACCCGGATCTTCCTCGCCCGGCTCGCCGTCCTGGAGGAGGGGACGTCCGAGTACCAGTACGCGCGCAACACACTCATCGAGATGAACATCTCCCTGGTGCGTTTCGCCGCGGCCCGCTTCCGCAACCGGGGCCCCGAGGAGATGGAGGACATCGTCCAGGTCGGGGTGATCGGTCTGATCAAGGCCATCGACCGGTTCGAGGTGTCCCGGGAGGTGGAGTTCACCTCCTTCTCGATCCCCTACATCGTGGGCGAGATCAAGCGGTTCTTCCGGGACACCTCCTGGGCCGTGCACGTGCCCCGGCGGTTGCAGGAGGCCCGCGTGCAGCTCGCCCGCGCGACCGAGGAGCTCTCCGGCCGCCTGGGCCGGACGCCGACCGTGGCGGAGCTGGCGCAGCTGATGTGCCTGCCCGAGGAGGAGGTCATCGAGGCGCGGCTCGCCTGCAACGGCTACACCTCCTCCTCCCTGGACGCCACCTTGAGCACCGGCGCGGACGGGGAGAGCGTGCTGGCCGACTTCATAGGCAGCGAGGACGCCGCGCTGGACCTCGTCGAGGACTTCCACGCCCTGGCCCCGCTCATCGCCGAGCTGGGCGAGCGGGACCGGTTGATCCTGCACCTGCGGTTCGTGGAGGAGCGCACCCAGGCCGAGATCGGCGAGCGGCTCGGCGTGTCCCAGATGCACGTCTCCCGGCTCCTGTCGCGCCTGCTGGGCCGGCTGCGGTGCTCCATGCTGACCGAAGGCTGA